In [Phormidium] sp. ETS-05, the genomic window GTTACAACTCACTGCCACAATGATTCAACAATTATGTGGGGGGAGAGTGGCGGAATTTTTGCAATACGACAGTTTAATATTAGATGAATCTTTGCAAGAACATTTGGACAGGCAGTTTCATCGCCTCAACCAACCAGAAGAGAACATAATCATGCAGCTAGCCAATGAATCTCACCCCGTCCGCCTGCCCGAACTGTGCCAAACCAGCCAGTTGTCGGCGGCGGCGGTACTGCAGGCGATGCAATCTCTGATGAGGCGGTTTTTCGTGGAGACAAAAGCGGGGGAAGATGCCACTTTTTTTGTCCTAAATCCGGTATTGAAACAGTATGTAAAAAATCGAGGATAATCAGGTGGGTAGGGGGATTACGGTATGTGGGATCTGGCCCATTTTAACAATCAGGGGGGAAAAAATGCCCATTGTGGCACAAAGTATTCCCCCTTTCCCCCGTCACCCGGTCTCCAGGTCCCCCTGTCTTCGGGTCCGGTGCCCCTACGGCACTGCACCGTTTCCCCCCCCGTGGTTTTTTGGGCTGAAGCCCACTTTCTGAGGTTCGTAGTTGGGCTTTAGCCCGGATCCAGGTTCGTAGTTGGGCTTTAGCCCTCTTCCTGAAGTGAACTTTTTCTGGGCTGTAGCCGCAAGGCTGACCGTAGGGTAGCCCAACTACGAACCCTGCCCCCTTTGAAAGGAGGGTAGGGGGGATGGCTGAAGGAGGGTGCTACAAACCCGGTCCTCCCCGTCTCCCCGTGGTTTTGAGGTTTCCCGGTTTCTTTCGTTTCTTTAGGTTTTTGAAAGAAAGTAGATTTTTAAGTTTTTTAAACATTGGAAAACAGATTACAATTATTTGATGATTCCTTGATATTTCTCATGTCTAATCCCTAAGTTTAATTAATTTTTGCAACAGCCAGATAATTTTTGTGATTTCCTATATTTACAAAAATTAATGTCAGGAAAAATTGAAATGTATTTTTCGCTACAGTAACCCAGTCGTGATAGTCTATATACCAGCATAAGAGGCGCTGTGAGCGCGGAAATGCCAGAATTTGCAGGAACGGACGTGAATAAGTGAAATTTGATACATATAATCCAGGGGATTTCTACGATGAGCTGTTTGCCGATAAGGGGCAACCGCGTCCAGCGGGTCAGCTTTTAATCGAGAAAATCAATTCTTTGCCGTCGGGGGAATTGGAGCGCCGACAGCAGGCGGCGCAAAATGCCCTGTTGAAGCTGGGGGCGACTTTTAATGTGTATAGTGATGGGGCGGGAACGGAGCGGATTTTTCCGTTTGATATCATTCCCCGAATTATTTCGGCGTTGGAGTGGGAGCTGCTCGATCGGGGTCTGAAACAGCGCATCGCGGCGCTAAATGCTTTTATTGCGGATATCTACGGACCGCAGAAAATCATCTCAGATGGGAAAATCCCGACGGAGTTGCTGGCTTCGGCGAAGGGATTTCTCCAGCCTTGTGTGGGCCTGCAGCCGCCTGGAGGGGTGTGGTGTCACATCACGGGGACGGATTTGGTACGGGATAAGGATGGTCAGGTGTATGTCCTGGAGGACAATCTGCGTTGTCCTTCGGGGATTTCCTATGTTTTGGAAAACCGCCGGGTGATGAAGTCTTCTTTCCCGGAGCTGTTCGGGAGGATGGGGATTAAGCCGGTGGATGACTATTCTAGCCATTTGCTGGAAACTTTGCTGAATTTGGCGCCGCCGAATTTGCCTGACCCTAGGGTGGTGGTGTTGACGCCGGGGATGTACAATTCTGCCTATTTTGAGCATTCGTTTTTGGCTCAGCAGATGGGGGTGGAGTTGGTGGAGGGTCGGGACTTGGTGGTGGCGGATGGCTATTTGCAAATGCGCACTACGAAGGGCCTGCAGCGGGTGGATGTGGTGTATCGCCGCATTGATGATGATTTTATTGACCCGCAGGTGTTCCGCAAGGATTCTCTGCTGGGGGTTCCGGGGTTGATGGATGTGTATCGCTCTGGTCGGGTGGCGATCGCCAATGCCTTGGGGACCGGTGTGGCGGACGATAAGGTAATCTATGCCTATGTGCCCGAGATGATTCGCTACTACCTCGGTGAAGACCCGATTTTGGCGAATGTCCCCACCTATCTCTGCTGTGATGACAAGCAGCGACAGCATGTTTTAGCCAATCTGGACAAGCTGGTGGTGAAAGCTGCTAATGAGTCGGGGGGTTATGGGATGCTCGTGGGTCCCCACGCTACGCCGGAAGAGCGGGAAGAATTCGCCCACCGCATTGAAAAAAATCCTCGCAACTACATCGCGCAACCGACTCTTTGTTTATCGAGAGTTCCCACAATTGTGGAGGGGCAATTTGAGGGTTGTCACGTGGATTTGCGGCCTTACATTCTTTACGGTAAGGAGATATACGTCCATCCGGGAGGACTGACCCGAGTGGCGCTGAAAAGGGGCTCGCTGGTGGTGAATTCCTCTCAAGGTGGCGGCTCTAAGGATACTTGGGTGTTGCAAAATTTCTCACCAATTTAACCGCTGGAGGGATGAAAATTTATGGCGGAAATGTTAGTTAGTGCCGGAAATAAATTATGCTAAGTCGCGTTGCGGATTCGATTTACTGGCTGAATCGCTATGTGGAGCGGGCGGAAAATGTGGCTCGCTTTGTGGAGACAAATATTAACTTGATTTTGGACTCACCAAGTGGGGTCTCTCAGCAGTGGGAACCGTTGGTGTTGACGACGGGAGACCAGGAAATTTTTCGGGAAGAATACCAGGATAAGGCTACGGCTGAAAATGTGATTCAGTTTCTTAGCTTTGATAGCAAATATTCCAATTCGATTTTATCCTGCTTGCGGTTCGCCAGGGAAAATGCCCGATCGGTCAGGGAAATTATCTCCTCGGAAATGTGGGAGCAAATTAATGAGTTCTACATGATGGTGAATGAGGCATCCCGACGCCAGTCTCTATCGAATATGAACGGGTTTTTTCGGGAAGTGAAAATGTCCAGTCACCTGTTTGCAGGGGTGATGGATGCGACGATGAGCCATTCGGAGGGGTGGCACTTTGGTCAAATTGGCCGGTTCTTGGAACGTGCGGATAAAACTAGCCGCATTTTGGATGTAAAGTATTACTTTTTGCTGCCTTCGGTGTGGGATGTGGGAACGACTTTGGATGAGCTGCAGTGGATGGCTTTGCTGAAGTCGGCTAGTGCTTATGAGATGTACCGCAAGTGTCAGCATCGCATTTCGCCGATGGGGGTGGCTCAGTTTTTGATTCTCGACCGGGAGTTTTCCCGATCGATTCAGTTTTGCTTGCTGGAGGCGGAGCGATCGCTCCATCAAATCACCGGGACCCCAGCCGGAAGTTGGCAAAATCCCGTGGAGCGAGCTTTAGGACGCTTACGATCGGAATTGGGTTATGTCACCATTGAGGAAATCATGGCAATGGGTTTACACGAATTCCTCAATCATTTACAGGAACAGATGAACGAGGTGGGGGAAAAGATTTTTGAAACTTTCTTTGCCCTCAAACCGGTGCCGGAAAAATCACTGATGATGCTCCAGAAACAGTAACAGGAGTTTCCGCCATCCCCTTGGCGGAAATTCCTAAAAATCCCTAGTCGATGAGTACGTCTTCGCGAGTTTCTTCTTCGTCGTATTCCCACTCGATATCGGGCATCTGCTCGAACGCTTGTTTGACCGAAGATTCCCACAATTTACGGATTTTGGCCAAGTAGGGGTCTCCCAGGCGCAGGCGCAGTTGGTGACGGATAACCAAGGTGTCCCGCTCGTACATCACTAAGTCGATCGGCGGTCCGACGGAAATATTAGATTTCATCGTCGAATCAATAGACAATAAGGCACATTTGGCCGCCGCTTCCAAGGAAGTCTCAAACGTGAGGGTGCGGTCTAGAATTGGCTTGCCGTATTTGGTTTCACCAATTTGGAGGAAAGTCGTATCCTGCGTAGCTTGAATACAGTTACCCTGGCTATAAATTAAGTACAGTTCCGGCTCTTCCCCTTTAATTTGACCCCCCAACAGCAGGGAGCATTGAAAATCGATACCATCTTTCTGTAGCCAGGGACGGTCTTGGTCTTGAATTTCCCGGATTTTACTGCCTATGTGGCGGGCGACTTCATAGAGAGTGGGCAGATTATGGATATTGATATCTTCTTTAGTCCTGATATCTTTTTGCAGCCAATTGACTACGGCTTGAGTCATAGACAGGTTGCCCGACGAGCAAACTAGCAACACCCGCTCTCCGGGACAAGACAGGTCGAAGAGTTTCTGATAGGTGGAGATGTAATCCACTCCCGCATTAGTGCGGGAGTCCGCTGCCATCACCAAACCGTAGCGAGTCATAATACCAAGGCAATAAGTCATAAAATCTTATCTAGCGACAAATACCCAGTTAAGATTGTACGCCCTATGGGGAGACGGGGAGACTCGGAGACTCGGAGACGGGGAGACGGGGGGATGGGGGACCAGGGGAGACAGGGGAGACTGGGAGACTGGGAGACTGGGAGACTCCTGGTCCCCTGGTCCCCCCGTCCCCTAGTCCCCTGGTCCCCTTGCCCCCTTGCCTCTTCCCAGTCACCCCGTCCCCCCCGTCCCCCGTCTCCGAGTCACCCCGTCTCCCCGTCTCCCCGTCCCCCCCGTCTCCGAGTCTCCCCGTCTCCCCGTCCCCCGTCTCCCCCTGCCCCCCACCCCAGGGGTGTCACCATAGAGGGGAGACGCCCTTCTGGTGGAAATCAGAAAAGGGGTAGATAATAAGGAGGAATGAAAGTGTTTGACATCTCCTAGCGAACATCCCTCCAACCATCCCCCGGAGGGATTTTATTTTGGGATTTTTTTGGGATGCCCCCCCGCTATGGGGCTTGAGAACCATCGGGGAGAATGGCGCCAGTGAACTGGGCGCGGCGGTTTCCTTCCCCGAAACGGGCGCCCGTCAGGTCAGCACCAGTAAGGTCAGCATAGGTGAGATTTGCTGCTTCTAAATTAGAGTAACTTAAGTTAGCATAACTTAAGTTAGCAGATACGAGATGAGATTCGGTGAGGTCGGAGGCGGCGAGGATGGATTGGGATAGGTTGGCCGCGCTGAGGTTCATGTAGGAAAGATTGGCGCTGCTGAGGTTGGCACCGGCGAGGTTGGCGCGGCTGAGGTTGGCGCCGCGCAGTTGGGCACCGCTGAGGTTCACTTGGGTGAGGAAAGCGCCTTCGAGGTTGGCGCCTTCGAGGTTGGCTCGATCGAGGTTGGCGCCTTCGAGGTTGGCTTCGGTGAGGTCGGCTCGGCTCAAGTCGGCTCCGCTCAGGTCCGTGCCGCTCAGGTCGGAACCGGCGAGCATGGCTCCGGCGAGATTGGCTTGGGTGAGGTTGACGCTTCGGAGGTTGGCTTGACTGAGGTCGAGGTTACTGCTCTGGGATGGGATGTTTTGGGGGGATGGGGTGGCGGGTTGCCACATTACTTGGGATTCCTGTGGGGCAAAGTCTTGGGGACTTGGTTGGTATTCTTGCCAGAGTTCTTCTCGCTCTAGGGGGTCTTGGGGATAAAAGGGAGGGGTTGTTTGCTGCAGTTCTGGGGTGATTTCTACTTTGGTATAGGGTTGGTCTTCTGAACGATCGGACCAGGTGGGGGCAAATTGGGCGCTGTAATCTACAGTGGATGGAGTCGGTGGGGCTGAGTTTTGCCATTGAGTGGGAATGGGTTCTTCTACTGGAGCGATGCTGACGGGATGCCTTAAGGCGTTCGCTTGTGCTAAATCTTGCCCCATCCAGGGCATTTCACCGCGTGAGTTGCTGATTTCAGCGTTGGTTTCTGGGGGGAAAAATGTGGAATCTTCCAATTTGCGGTTAAGTTCGGCGAACGCCGCTAGGTGTCGCGTTAGCATCGTCTGCTGCAGGGAGTCCAAATTCTCCAGAAACTCAGACTGGTGGCTGAGTTCATCTTTGAGGGTTTCTAGCTGGTGTGGCACTGGGGCGATCGTCTGCGCCACCGCACTCATCTGTTGTTGCAGCTTTTCCACCACCGCCAGGGGAGAGTCCAGGAGACTGCTGATGCTCGTCCCAAAAGCCGCTGCTAAAGCATCACTTTTGGTGTTTTCCTGAATTTCGCTGATTTTGGCACTGAAATCCCCCACCTGGGACGCCAGCGACTGGGAAATATCCCCTAAGTTGTGGTCAAGCTGAATAATTGCTTTGAGGATGCGCTGCTGATTGATTGCTTCCTCCCGGTGGCGGTTAATCAAATTTAACCACAGAGAGAGAAACAGCAACACTGCCGGGTAAACAATTTGTCCAAACGCCACAGCGGCGACGCTCCCCGCCACCGCTCCCGCTAGAGACACATATTCCCCAATTTTCAGCCAATCCAGGTTTTTCGTTTGCATCGGGCCCCACTCCAAAACATTCTCAGCACGATCGGGCTTCAGAATTCTAATTAATCTAATCAACTAGAATAACGCCCACTCCGTGCCACCGCCAGGGAATTGCCCTCAGCTCGCAAATCTTACTTTAGTGAGTTTGTCCTTTGTCATTTGTCATTTGTCATTTGTCCCTTGTCCCTTGTCCCTTGTCACTTGTCCCTTGTCACTTGTCCCTTGTCACTTGTTACCAAAGGACAAAGGACAAATGACCAAGGACAAAGGACAAATGACCAAGGACAAAGGACAAATGACAAATGACCAAGGACAAATGACCAAGGACAAATCACCAACTACTTGCCTTTTTGCTGATTCTTCACCTGCTCCAATGCGATTTCCTTCATCGCTTGATAAGAGCTAGCATTAGAAGCACCTTCAATCGCTTTCACCGCCAAATCTTGTACTTGCTTCAGCGCCAAATCGAGCTGTTTCGACAGACTTTGAATCCGGGTATCTTGCCCCTTAATAGTCTCCTCTAAAGACTGAATTTGCAGCTCGTAATTGCGCTTTTGACCTTCCAACTCTTTGGCGCGCAAATCCGATTTAACTTTTGCTTGATAATTGCCGATATTGCGGCCATTCTCCTTACCATTTTTGATATTTTGTTCCAGCTCTTGCGGGAATGCCTCTACTTTCGCTTTGGCTTCCGCATATTGTTTTTCGCGGTCTGCTATCCCTTTCTCCCGCTCCTGCCACTGTTTTTCCTGCTCTTCCCGGGTTTCCAGCAGTTCCTTATACAGCCGCTCCTTATTCTGCTCGTATTGTTCCGTATCCAATTGCCGCTGCAATTCTAAATCATAACGGTAGGCTTTTTCATCGCGATGGCGAGTTTTTTGGTAAGTTTCGTCTCGCTCTTTAATTTCCCGCTGGTGATTGTGCTGTTCTTTTTGCCAAGCCTTATTAGCTTCTTGAATTTGCTGCTCGATTTCTTCCCGCCGCTGGCTGAGTTCCTCAGCAAACGCCTTGGCACTGGTTTCATAAGAATCGATGAGCGTATCCAGGGTATCCTCTGCCACTTCCAAATCGTGCAGCTCTTGTAATTGCGTCAGGTGCTCGGTAATTTTCTCCTGAATGTCTTTGAGCAAAGATGCTTCGGTAATCAACTGCTCGGACAAATCGCTAACCGCACCGCCAAACCCTACTTGTAGCTGGGAGAGACTGACGATCGTCTGGTTCATCTTGTGTTGAGCTTGATTAACTGGCATAGCTGGTTTCTCCTGAGCTGTAGTAGTTTTCGGTTCGGGAGCCGGTTTCGGTTGCGGTGGTGGAGCGGAGGCAGCTTTTTCCTTTTCCTTAGCGAGTTTTGCCACTTGAGATTCCAAAGCCGCTTTCTCCTGCTCCAATTCCTCCAACACCTCTAAAATCTCGGCTTTGGTGCTTTTGGCAGTAATTTTTTTCGCCATAATCTTCCTTTCCTTCTCCTGCTATTTAGTAGGGTGGGCAAAAGCCATTTCGGTTCCATCCTGAATCCTATTATGTGAGATTTTGCCCACCCTACGATTACTTTCTTCTCCCTTCTCCCTTTTTGGGAGAGGGGGGTAGGGGGGTGAGGGTCTTCAGTGCATCCCCAACCTACGATTACTATTTAGATGAAGAACCATCAGCGGAATTTTGGAAAGCGCGCATTGCCAACTGTTGCGCTTGCTGCATCGCCGCTTGTAGCTGAGACGTGATGGCGGCTATCTGTTCATTATTGCGGGTAATGGTAGCTTCCAGAGACTGGATTTTCAGATCATAACCCTGTTTCGTGGCTTCCCACTCTTTCTCGATTAAATCCGATTTAACTTTCGCTTCCCGCTCCGCATCTTTAATCGCCTCTTCTTTGGCTTTAATATAGGCTTGCTTCAGCTCATCTTCAAAGCCAGCAACTTTCTTCTGATTTTCCGCGAATTCCGCTTGATTGTCCGTGAGAAACTTTTCCCGTTCCGCCCAGTTTTTCTCTTTGTCTGCCCCCAGGGATTGCAATTCCCGCTCTTGCTGGCGCTTTTCCGCTTCGTAATTGTCAGTTTCTAGCTGGCGGATGCGGCGGATTTCATATTGGTAATCGGCGGCTTCGGCTTCGCGAGCTTTAGTTAATAGTTCTGCAGCTTCTGCCACAGCTATATCAAATTCTTCCTGCTCTTTTTGCCACTGTTTGCGGTTTTGGGCAATTTCTTTTTCCAGAGCTTCCGTCTGGGTAGTGGCTTTATTTTCTAGGGCTGTCAGTTTTTCCCGGTGTTCTTGGGTTAAAATATGGAGAGCGTCAGCCACGAGGCGGATTTGCTGCACTTCTCCCAAACGCTGATTTTCAATTCCTATAGAGCGCTTCAGTTCATCGAGTTTCCCAGATTCTGATGTCAGCCTTTTCGACAGTTGGGTAATGGTACTGCCGAAATCTAATTGCAGTGCGGCCATCCCGTTGACAATGGCATCAATAGTATAGGCGGAAGCGGCTGCAACTAATTCCTGATTTTTGGCTTTTTCTGCTTCTTCTTCTTTGGTAGCAACCCGCGATTCCACCTGCTGCCTTGCGGCTAACAGCTTGGTGAAAGCCGCCATAATTTGCTGTTTGTCTTTCGGTGTTTCTGGACTCATAATTTTTGGCTCACTTTTGCTCAGTAAGGAATTTTTGGTGGCACGATGGGTTAGTTACAACCAGCACTAATCGCCATTGGCGATAACTTTCAGGATTTCCGTGCAGCGGGAGCAGCGATCGCCGGAGAAACAATAGCACCCATCTATTAGCTGCTGTAAGGCATTTTTCAACCGGCGGTTTTCCGCTAGTAGAGATTGGTAGTTGCGCTGCACCGATGTGAGTACCTCTGTCATGTGCTGCAAGTCTGCAGCCACAATCTCCAAATCGTTCAAGCCGTCAGCGCGGATAGCATCTAGCATCGCCACATTTCCTCGCTGTCGCTTTTCTGACATGGCGTAGCGGCTAAATTTGGCGCTTAGCTGCTGGGGAACCGCGCTGTTACCCAATTTTTCCATTATATTCTCCTTTGTCCCCGATGAATTTTGCGGTGATGAAAAAATTTCCCCCAAGGAGCGATCGTTTATTTGTCATTTGTCCTGGGGGAGGGGTTTCTTCAGGACACGGCAATGCCGTGTCCCTAGGGTTCAGAATCGAAAATTGTCGCCAAAACCCGGACCCAATGGGTGTCTAACTGGCGGTTGCCATTGCGGGGAGCTGCGCGATGCCATTATCCGATGGTGGTAGGCTGATTTCCCCGTTGCTGTCGCTGTGGCTATAAGCTGCCATCAAACTGGCAATTTCATGGGGTGGTAAGTTATCCAAACTAATCATGTTTTGGGTGCTGTCTAGGTCGATTAACCGGCTCAAGTTGCTGGGGTCGGCTAATACGGCGGCGGCACGTTCTACCATCTGCCAGTCGGTGCGTTCTACCCATTCCCATTTTAAACTATAATAGTTGATGGGTTTGAGGATGCCGCTTTCATCGGGTTTTTGGCCGCTGTGTTTGACGAATTCGGGGACGAAAATGCCTTCGGCTGGTTCCACTCCGCGAGATTGCACGGTGGCAACTAAGCGGTTGAAGTCGCGGAGGCTCCTGCCTTTGACGTATGTCACTAGGACGACATCTTTAGGGAGTTCGCCGGATTCGGCGACAAACCAAATTTGTCCCCAGAGGGTGTTTTTGGTTTGGCCTAAACTGCCGAAAAATTTGCTAAATTTTAAGATGGTCATGGCGACTTTGGAGCCATATTCGGTATCGCCGATCGTCCATTTACCCGCTTGGCAGTTGTTGCGCACTGATAGGGGCAATTCGGGCACGATAATCGCGTTTTCTGGTTTGCTGCCAAATACGGAAATAGTAGCTTTCTTAGACATTGTAAAAACTCCTTTTGTTTGTACTTGCTCTCTTTTGCTGACCATGTTCTACCCTTACCGAAGAATTAGTTACGCCCATTGGATTTACCGAATCGCGTGCCGGTGGGGAGCCGTGGCGGTTGGGGGATATTTCCAACCGTTTGTTCCGGTGTCGGTGGGATGAATTTCTACTAGGTTTGTTGTCCCATCCGTTGCTGGTGGCGCGGTTTCTAGTCCCCGCAAGGATGCCAGCAAGCGCTCTAGGATTTCTATGTGAGCGGGGGTAAAGTGGATGCTGAATCCCGCTCCCTCTCGGGCGTAACCAGGGCAAATTAGCGATGCTCCCGATCGCTCTTCATGGTTGGCGATGTAGAGCCATTCCTCGTCTTCTAGCTGGTAGTGGGTATCGGTCCAGGTTTTGAGCATGGTTCCTCTCCGTTCCGGCATTGTCAGGACTAACTCAGGCTCTGGCAACCTACATCTAGCGTTATTCGCCCGGTATTTGGGCAGTTTTCACGCTGCCGGTAGTGGCTAGAGAGTTGATTATTTCTTCAACTACACCTATGATAGCGCCCGTTGATTGTTTCGTCAACCCCTTTGTTGACTTTTTCTTCAAATTAACCTAGAATGCAGGTGTAGAGAGAGAAAGAGACGATGGATGAGACATTTGGCACGCTAATTCGGCAAGCGCGCAAGGACAAGGGATACAGCCAGCGGGACCTGGCGAAGCTGCTGGGGGTGGACTTCACCTACCTATCGAAGCTGGAAAATGACAGGGGCGACTACGCCCCAAAAGAGGATGTAATCAGGGCTCTGGCGCAGCATCTGGACCTGAATGAGGAGGAGTTGATTGTGCTGGCGGGCCGCATCCCCAGGAGTATGAGGCGTTTCTGAAGCAGAATTATAAGGAGATGCCCGCGCTGTTGCGGCGGATGTGGGAAAATCCCGAGTTTGCCCAGAAGGTGTTTCAGGCGGTCAGCGAGGAGGAGTAACGATGAGCGTGTTTCTGCCTTATCGGTTTTATTCCAAAACAGCGATCGAGTATCGAGCCAGTCGCCTGCTGCGGCAAATGCAGAGCCCGCAAACTGCCGTCCTGTGGCCGTTGGATGCTACTGTGGTGGCGGATTTTTTGGACTTGGGGGTGGTGTGGGACCGCATCGAGCCGGACGAGAGCGGGGCGATCGCCGCTCGCATCCTCCCCAAACAACGCCTCATCGAGATTAACGAAGAAATACTCGATAAACCCCAAGGCTTCCAAGAATCCACCCTCGCCCACGAAATCGGTCACTGGGTCCTGCACGTGAACCATCAAGCCGCCGAACGTACAGAAGACCCCAGCGACCCCGATGCGGACCTATTCGTTTGTCGGGGCAATAGCAACATCAGCCAGTTAGAGTCCATAGAATGGCAAGCGCAATATTTCGCCGGTTCCCTCCTGATGCCCCGCCATATCCTCGCCCAAAAAATTCAGGGCAGAGATTTGCTCCGCTGGAGTCACTTATATGAAATCCGGGAGGAA contains:
- a CDS encoding circularly permuted type 2 ATP-grasp protein, whose amino-acid sequence is MKFDTYNPGDFYDELFADKGQPRPAGQLLIEKINSLPSGELERRQQAAQNALLKLGATFNVYSDGAGTERIFPFDIIPRIISALEWELLDRGLKQRIAALNAFIADIYGPQKIISDGKIPTELLASAKGFLQPCVGLQPPGGVWCHITGTDLVRDKDGQVYVLEDNLRCPSGISYVLENRRVMKSSFPELFGRMGIKPVDDYSSHLLETLLNLAPPNLPDPRVVVLTPGMYNSAYFEHSFLAQQMGVELVEGRDLVVADGYLQMRTTKGLQRVDVVYRRIDDDFIDPQVFRKDSLLGVPGLMDVYRSGRVAIANALGTGVADDKVIYAYVPEMIRYYLGEDPILANVPTYLCCDDKQRQHVLANLDKLVVKAANESGGYGMLVGPHATPEEREEFAHRIEKNPRNYIAQPTLCLSRVPTIVEGQFEGCHVDLRPYILYGKEIYVHPGGLTRVALKRGSLVVNSSQGGGSKDTWVLQNFSPI
- a CDS encoding alpha-E domain-containing protein produces the protein MLSRVADSIYWLNRYVERAENVARFVETNINLILDSPSGVSQQWEPLVLTTGDQEIFREEYQDKATAENVIQFLSFDSKYSNSILSCLRFARENARSVREIISSEMWEQINEFYMMVNEASRRQSLSNMNGFFREVKMSSHLFAGVMDATMSHSEGWHFGQIGRFLERADKTSRILDVKYYFLLPSVWDVGTTLDELQWMALLKSASAYEMYRKCQHRISPMGVAQFLILDREFSRSIQFCLLEAERSLHQITGTPAGSWQNPVERALGRLRSELGYVTIEEIMAMGLHEFLNHLQEQMNEVGEKIFETFFALKPVPEKSLMMLQKQ
- a CDS encoding proteasome-type protease translates to MTYCLGIMTRYGLVMAADSRTNAGVDYISTYQKLFDLSCPGERVLLVCSSGNLSMTQAVVNWLQKDIRTKEDINIHNLPTLYEVARHIGSKIREIQDQDRPWLQKDGIDFQCSLLLGGQIKGEEPELYLIYSQGNCIQATQDTTFLQIGETKYGKPILDRTLTFETSLEAAAKCALLSIDSTMKSNISVGPPIDLVMYERDTLVIRHQLRLRLGDPYLAKIRKLWESSVKQAFEQMPDIEWEYDEEETREDVLID
- a CDS encoding pentapeptide repeat-containing protein, with protein sequence MQTKNLDWLKIGEYVSLAGAVAGSVAAVAFGQIVYPAVLLFLSLWLNLINRHREEAINQQRILKAIIQLDHNLGDISQSLASQVGDFSAKISEIQENTKSDALAAAFGTSISSLLDSPLAVVEKLQQQMSAVAQTIAPVPHQLETLKDELSHQSEFLENLDSLQQTMLTRHLAAFAELNRKLEDSTFFPPETNAEISNSRGEMPWMGQDLAQANALRHPVSIAPVEEPIPTQWQNSAPPTPSTVDYSAQFAPTWSDRSEDQPYTKVEITPELQQTTPPFYPQDPLEREELWQEYQPSPQDFAPQESQVMWQPATPSPQNIPSQSSNLDLSQANLRSVNLTQANLAGAMLAGSDLSGTDLSGADLSRADLTEANLEGANLDRANLEGANLEGAFLTQVNLSGAQLRGANLSRANLAGANLSSANLSYMNLSAANLSQSILAASDLTESHLVSANLSYANLSYSNLEAANLTYADLTGADLTGARFGEGNRRAQFTGAILPDGSQAP
- a CDS encoding ImmA/IrrE family metallo-endopeptidase, yielding MSVFLPYRFYSKTAIEYRASRLLRQMQSPQTAVLWPLDATVVADFLDLGVVWDRIEPDESGAIAARILPKQRLIEINEEILDKPQGFQESTLAHEIGHWVLHVNHQAAERTEDPSDPDADLFVCRGNSNISQLESIEWQAQYFAGSLLMPRHILAQKIQGRDLLRWSHLYEIREELGVSISNLVKRLQDLGWIYVDKGSRTIYPGTAVVNGEMRLFG